A stretch of Microbacterium sp. 4R-513 DNA encodes these proteins:
- a CDS encoding NRDE family protein: MCTVIVHVPETADEPLRLLAVRDEDPARPWDAIGPWWPETYPGVVGVRDVRANGAWLAADPDHRRLAVLLNRADVETIPDGAAQSRGGLVLESVAGRSPGEHPPTHGFNLVEVDGPRVRVTTWDGSETRRVELSPGTHMIAHDDVDDDATPRIARWLAPFTQAHATPATDASAPAVADLDDPAARPGGWFAPWLELLEASADLAPTDDEAIIRDNRPHGYPTLSLLVCTATIGSDGVELSYGAFDEPGRWNRPLLA; the protein is encoded by the coding sequence ATGTGCACCGTGATCGTCCACGTGCCCGAGACCGCCGACGAGCCCCTGCGTCTGCTCGCCGTCCGCGACGAGGACCCGGCCCGGCCGTGGGACGCCATCGGACCGTGGTGGCCCGAGACGTATCCCGGAGTCGTCGGGGTGCGCGACGTCCGCGCCAACGGCGCGTGGCTCGCCGCCGACCCCGATCATCGGCGGCTCGCGGTGCTCCTCAACCGCGCCGACGTCGAGACGATCCCCGACGGCGCCGCGCAGTCCCGCGGTGGACTGGTGCTCGAGTCGGTCGCGGGCCGTTCGCCGGGGGAGCACCCGCCGACGCACGGGTTCAACCTCGTCGAGGTCGACGGGCCGCGCGTCCGCGTCACGACGTGGGACGGCAGCGAGACCCGCCGGGTGGAGCTCTCCCCGGGCACGCACATGATCGCGCACGACGACGTCGACGACGACGCGACGCCGCGCATCGCCCGCTGGCTCGCGCCGTTCACGCAGGCGCACGCGACGCCGGCGACGGATGCCTCGGCCCCCGCCGTCGCCGACCTCGACGATCCTGCGGCCCGCCCGGGGGGATGGTTCGCCCCGTGGCTGGAGCTGCTCGAGGCATCCGCGGATCTGGCGCCGACCGACGACGAGGCGATCATCCGCGACAACCGTCCGCACGGCTATCCGACGCTCTCGCTGCTCGTCTGCACCGCGACGATCGGGAGTGACGGCGTCGAGCTGTCCTACGGCGCCTTCGACGAGCCCGGGCGCTGGAACCGGCCGCTTCTGGCATGA
- a CDS encoding aspartate-semialdehyde dehydrogenase: MTRISDSGLSVAVVGATGQVGAVMLEILEQRDFPVRELRAFATARSAGSDVVFRGHAVTVEDVATADPSGIDIALFSAGATGSRAHAPRFAEAGAIVIDNSSAWRMDPEVPLVVSEVNPHAIAEAHKGIIANPNCTTMAAMPVLKVLDQAAGLERLIVSTYQAVSGSGLAGAQELLGQVEGVLAQGDTLRLVHDGSSVDFPQPEKYIAPIAFDVIPFAGNLVDDGQNETDEEKKLRNESRKILELPDLRVAGTCVRVPVFTGHSLSINVEFAREITPERARELLSSAPGVRLEEVPTPLQAAGSDPSYVGRIRADQSAPEGKGLALFISNDNLRKGAALNAVQIAELVAAERTAAVSA, encoded by the coding sequence ATGACCCGCATCTCAGATTCCGGACTCTCCGTCGCCGTCGTGGGCGCCACGGGACAGGTGGGGGCCGTCATGCTCGAGATCCTCGAGCAGCGCGACTTCCCCGTGCGCGAGCTGCGCGCCTTCGCGACCGCCCGCTCGGCGGGATCCGATGTGGTCTTCCGCGGGCACGCGGTGACCGTCGAGGATGTCGCGACCGCCGACCCGTCGGGCATCGACATCGCCCTCTTCTCGGCGGGCGCCACCGGGAGCCGGGCGCACGCGCCGCGCTTCGCGGAGGCCGGTGCGATCGTCATCGACAACTCGAGCGCCTGGCGCATGGACCCCGAAGTGCCGCTCGTCGTGAGCGAGGTCAACCCGCACGCGATCGCCGAGGCGCACAAGGGCATCATCGCGAACCCCAACTGCACGACGATGGCCGCGATGCCCGTCCTCAAGGTGCTGGACCAGGCGGCAGGGCTGGAGCGGCTCATCGTGTCGACCTACCAGGCCGTCTCCGGGTCGGGTCTCGCGGGAGCGCAGGAGCTCCTCGGCCAGGTCGAGGGCGTCCTCGCGCAGGGCGACACGCTGCGCCTCGTGCACGACGGCTCGTCGGTCGACTTCCCGCAGCCCGAGAAGTACATCGCGCCGATCGCGTTCGACGTCATCCCGTTCGCCGGCAACCTCGTCGACGACGGCCAGAACGAGACCGACGAGGAGAAGAAGCTCCGCAACGAGAGCCGCAAGATCCTCGAGCTGCCCGACCTGCGCGTCGCCGGCACGTGCGTGCGGGTTCCGGTCTTCACGGGTCACTCGCTGAGCATCAACGTCGAGTTCGCCCGCGAGATCACTCCGGAGCGCGCCCGCGAGCTGCTGAGCAGCGCGCCCGGCGTGCGTCTCGAGGAGGTCCCCACGCCGCTCCAGGCCGCCGGCAGCGACCCGAGCTACGTGGGCCGCATCCGCGCCGACCAGTCGGCTCCGGAGGGCAAGGGCCTGGCGCTCTTCATCTCCAACGACAACCTCCGCAAGGGTGCCGCGCTCAACGCGGTCCAGATCGCGGAGCTCGTCGCAGCGGA